One window of the Burkholderia ubonensis subsp. mesacidophila genome contains the following:
- a CDS encoding lysoplasmalogenase — protein sequence MTATLPAAYRRLWPLAVAAALAYGLSLAAAPYPGQAAAKAAMGVLLLAAGVTCGAPRERAWLCAALATAVLGDVLLALPGWPPSFVGGLGAFLLTHLGYCAIFVPWRARPRGWRVAALAGLWIAAPAFYAAFFPHLGELAAPVAVYMLVLCAMASFALAARTRGPLVALGSLIFVGSDTLIGVGRFLGGFTGIDYLIWALYALAQVTIVAGVFHETAGRSFRP from the coding sequence ATGACCGCCACGCTTCCCGCCGCCTACCGCCGCCTCTGGCCGCTCGCCGTCGCCGCCGCCCTCGCCTACGGCCTCTCGCTTGCCGCCGCGCCCTATCCCGGACAGGCCGCCGCGAAAGCCGCGATGGGCGTGCTGCTGCTCGCGGCGGGCGTGACCTGCGGCGCGCCGCGCGAACGCGCATGGCTGTGCGCGGCGCTCGCGACCGCCGTGCTCGGCGACGTGCTGCTCGCGCTGCCCGGCTGGCCGCCGTCGTTCGTCGGCGGGCTCGGCGCGTTCCTGCTCACGCATCTGGGTTACTGCGCGATCTTCGTCCCGTGGCGCGCGCGACCGCGCGGCTGGCGCGTCGCCGCGCTGGCGGGGCTATGGATTGCGGCGCCGGCGTTCTACGCCGCGTTCTTCCCGCATCTCGGCGAGCTGGCCGCGCCGGTCGCCGTCTACATGCTCGTGCTGTGCGCGATGGCGAGCTTCGCGCTCGCCGCACGCACCCGCGGCCCGCTCGTCGCGCTCGGCAGCCTGATCTTCGTCGGCTCCGACACGCTGATCGGCGTCGGCCGCTTCCTCGGCGGCTTCACCGGCATCGACTACCTGATCTGGGCGCTGTACGCGCTCGCGCAGGTCACGATCGTCGCCGGGGTTTTCCATGAGACGGCCGGCCGATCGTTCCGGCCCTGA